From the Actinopolymorpha singaporensis genome, the window GCCGGCCCGGCGGGGCAGCTCGTCCGTGCGCCCCGCGTCCTGCACCACGGGCGGTGGCGCTCGCTGGAGCTGCTGGTCCTCGAGCCCATGCTGCCCGGCCGCACCCGCTGGAGCCGCCCGGACGTACCGACCGCCGCGATGGCCGAGCTCGGCGGCCGGCTCGGTACGACCCGGCGCCCGCTCGACCGCAGCCTGGTGTGGGAGGGCGCTCGGGCCGGCCCGCCCGCGTTGACCGACCCGGACCAGGCGGCGGCACTCGCGCGGATCGTCGCCACCGTGGAGCGCCGCTTCGGGTCGACACCGTTGACGTTCGGCGCCTGGCACGGCGACTGGACCCCGTGGAACATGGCCTGGGACGACGACCAGGTGTTGTTGTGGGACTTCGAACGCTTCGCCGTCGGCGTCCCGCTCGGGTTCGACCTGGCGCACTACCGCCTGCAGTCGATGCTGCGCTCGTACGGGGAGGCGGCCGCGGCCGAGCGGGCGCGAGCAGGTCTGCTCACCGGCGGGGCCGCCCGGGGGTCGGCAGGGGAAGCGGCGGGCGACTGTGCGCCCGGTGACGATCCCGAGGCCGTCCAGGTGGTCTACCTCGTCGAGCTCGCCCGCCGGTACGCCGTTGCCAGCCAGCCCGTCGAGGGCACGCCGCTGCGTGCCCGCACGGCCTGGCTGATCGCGTTGCTGAGGGGACTGGTGGACCGATGACCGGCACCACCCCGGCCGACACGGCGTCCGTCACCGCACCCGGCCCTGGTACGACGTCCGACACCATGGACACCCTCGAGGTGGCGGGGTACTCGCGGTTCGTTCGCCGGCACTGGCTGGTGTGCTGCCTGTTGGGCCTGGTGGGGTTGGCGATCGGCATGCTGGGGTCGCTGCGTACGCCACCGAACTACCAGTCGACGGTCGAGGTGTTCGCGCCGGCGACGCCTGCCTACCTCGCCATCTCGGTCGACCCGGCGGCACCGGCCGTCGACCCACGGGAGTGGACCCAGGACACCGAGGCCGCGTTGCTGCTTTCGGAGCCCGTGCTCACCGCGGTCGCCCGCCGGCTGCCCGGCCACCCCGATCCTGCGACTCTCGCCGACCGGACCGAGATCACCGTTCCCACGAGCACCCGGGTGTACCAGATCGGCTTCAGCGACCGCGACCCCCGGCGAGCTCAGCAGGGAGCGCAGGTGCTGGCCGAGGAGTTCACCCGCTACCGGACGAAGATGCTCACCGCACGCGCCGACCGGGTGGCCACGGCCCTCGACTCCCGCCGTACGTACCTCCAGGACCTGCTGGACGCCATTCCGGTACCCGGCAGCATGCAACCCGGCGACTCCGAAGCCGACACGGCTGCTCCCGGTCCCGCACCCGCCAACCTGGTGCCACGCGGGCAGATCCAGTCCCAGATCGGCCAGATCGACGATGCGCTGACCAAGACCGCGCTCACCGGGTCGAACACCGCCACGGTCGTGCATCCAGCCACCCTGCCGACACGGCCCGAACGCCACAACGCCGAGGTACCGCCGATGTCCGGGCTGATGGCCGGACTGCTGGCCGGACTGGCCGTCGGCGCGGCGCGCGAGTGGGCCCGTCCGGCAGTGCACGAGGTCGCGGAGGTCGCCGCCGCCACCGGCCTGGCGCCGGTCGCCCTCGTCGACGGGCGGGCCCTGCGCCGTCCCGCGGGGCACCGCGACGCCGCCGACCTGCATCCTCTCGCCGTACAGGTCCGGCTCATCCTCGCCGGGGAGTCCGCCGTCGGTTCGGCCTCTGGTTCCGCCACCGGTCCGGCCGGCCCTTCGATCGATGATCCCCCGGTCGTCCTCGTCACCGGGCCCTGTGCGGACGACCTGACCGCCGCCCTCGCCGACCAGTTGCGTACCGAACTGACCTCGGCGGCCCACACCGCCGGTGACCCGCTGCTGAACGTGCGCGTACCCACCAGCCGTCCCGACGCCAGGGACACCTTCGCGCTGGCCCGGGCCTCGGACGCCGTGCTGCTGGTCGCCGACCTCGCGCAGAGCACCCGGACCGAACTCGACCGTTGCGCCCGCCTGCTCACCCGGGCAGCGGGGCCGCGCGTCGCCACCGTCGCGATCGGCAACCGGTCGACCCGCGCCGAACGGAGCAGCTTCAGATGAACACCCACCCCACGTCGTCCACCAGCACTCCTTCGGCCGTACCACCGGGCATGCCGTTGGTCTCGGTCGTCATCGCAACCCGCGACCGGCCCGAACTCCTCCGCCGTGCCGTGCGCGCGGCCCTCGGCCAGGACTACGCCGGCCCGGTCGAGTGCGTCGTGGTGTTCGACCAGACGCCACCGGACACCTCGCTCGCCACGGACAGGGGCCCCGGCACGAGCACCGGCGACCTCGCCCGCCGCCCGGCCAGGTCGATCCGGGTGATCGGCAACACCCGCACGCCCGGCCTGGCCGGTGCCCGCAACTCCGGCATCGACGCCGCCGCCGGGGAGCTGGTCGCGTTCTGCGACGACGACGACGAGTGGCTGCCGGACAAGCTGCGGCTGCAGGTTGCGCAACTGTCCGCGACGGGCGCCGACGTGGCCGTGTCCGGCATCGAGGTCCACTACGAGGACCGGGTGATCACCCGGGTCCCGTCCACCGCCGACGTCGTAGCCGTCGCGATCGCCCGGCACCGGGTGATGGAGGCGCACCCGTCGACGGTGCTGGTGCGCGCCGAGGCGCTGCGCGACCGCATCGGACTGGTGGACGAGAAGATCCCCGGCAGCTACGGCGAGGACTTCGACTGGATACTGCGCGCAGCGCAGTCCGGACCGATCGCTGTCGTCGAACGCCCACTGGTGAAGGTGTTGTGGGGCAGCCAGTCGTACTTCTCCGACCGCTGGGCGACCATCATCGAGGCCATCGACTACGGTCTCGCGAAGCACCAGGTGTTGCGCACCGACCCCGTCGCGCAGGCACGGCAGCAGGGCAGGAAGGCATTCGCGTACGCGGCCATCGGTGACCGGCGGTCGGCGCTGCGCTGGGCCCGGCACACCCTTCGGCTCAACCCGCGCGACCCACGCGCCTACGCCGCGATCGCGGTCGCGCTGCGGTTCGTGTCCGCCGACCGGGCGATGCGGCTGGCGAACTCGGCCGGCCGCGGAATTTAGGGTCTGTCCTGCCCTAACTGAAGAGACCGGCCACCAGTGAGCCGAACCGCTGCACGGTCGCGGCCGTCTTCCGGTCGTCGTCGGTGTCGCCGCGCCGCACCATCACCGGATCGGCCAGCGCCGCGTCCAGCAGGAGCTCGAACTCGTGCTGGGTGGTCGCGGTGAGTACCTGGCCGGTCTGCGCGAGCCGGTCGGTGAAGAGGTACTGATGATCGTCCACGTGCTCGCCCCACCGCGACCGCCGCGGTACGACGATCGGGCGGCGGCCGAGACGCCGGGCCTCGACGATGGTGGTCGGCCCGCCGTGACACACGAGCACCTGGGCCTTGTCCATCCAGGCGTTGAGCTCGTCGGGTTCGACGTAGGCCAGGCCACGGGCGTGGCGGGGAGGCATGGACGTGCCGTACTGGATCATGCAGTCGTCGGCAGGGAACCGCCTGCTCCACTCGTCGACCCAGCGAACGAGGCGGTGGAACGGGTGGTGGTCTGTGCCCACCATGGTGAGGACTCGCATGTTGCTCCGCCTGGTTCAGAGGAGGGTTCCCACCACGTGGGAGCCCTTGTAAAGCGTGGCTTGCTCTTCCCACTGGACGCAGAAAAGGGACGACAGCGGCCGGCACAGCCGCCCGGTGAGGGTGCGGCTGTCGAGCCGGTCGTACACCTCGAGGTAGACGGTCCGGATCCGCATCAGCCGGGCGACAAGGAAGAACGGGAACGCCACACCCGCACCGGTGGAGACGACGAGGTCGGGGCGTTCACGACGGATGACGCGCACGGCCAGCACAAGGTTGCGTACGAGGTTGCGCAGACTGCGGGTCGTCGGGAAGTACGCCCACGCGACCTGCTCGTCGCGGAGCCTCGCCTTGGCGTCCTGGGTGGCGAACGTGACCCAGGTTCTCTCCCGCCCCTCCCACCAGGGTTTCAGGGCGAGGAGCTGGGCGAGGTGACCGCCGCTGGAACCCACCAGGAGCAGGCGCTGCGGTGACGTGGTCACTGCCTCTTCGGCCGGTGCGGCCTCGTTGATCACGTGCATGTTCGCCCCCCCGACGATTCTGAGCACGGTGCGTGGTGGAAAGTGCCGAAATAGGTGATCTTTTGCCTTCGGAGGTGAGTGGTGGGGCTGCGATTGAACGTCGTGGTGGCGGAGAAGGTCCCAGAACACTTGCTGGAGCTAGGTACTACCCACCGCTTATGGGTCTCATAAACCAATTCTTGCTCAGAAGATAGGGGAAAGCACCCGGCGGCGCAGGACCGTTGCCGACCGGCAACAATCGTCCCAAACGGCACCGAAACACGGGCTGCTGGTCTACCGTCGGTCCAGCACGGCACGGGAGTTGGGGGGTTCATGCGCGACGACGACAACGCGTCCGCGCTCACGTCGTTCGTACTCGACGCGCTCCGCCGTCATCTCGTTCTCCTGGTCGTCCTCGGCGTGGTGTTCGGAGCGGCCGGCGCCGGGGTGGCACTGCGCAATGGTCTGCACTACACCGCGAGCTCCTCGATCCTGTTGAGCCCTCTCCAGGGCAATCCGTACACCCCCGACGGCCGCGGCGACCAACTCGTGAACCTCCAGACCGAGGCCCAGCTCGTCGGCACCAACGGCGTGGCCTCCGACGTTCGCCGACGGCTGCACCTGTCGCAGAGCGTGGAGGAGATCCGCACTCACGTCGCGGTGGAGAACCCCACCAACACGCAGGTCCTGAAGGTGTCGTACACCGCCCGCTCCTCCCGCGACGCGGTCCGTGGTGCGCAGGCGTTCGCCGACTCCTATCTCTCCTATCGCGAACGGCGTGCGAACTCGATCATCAGTTCCCGGCTGAGCAAGATCCACCAGCAGCAGACCAGAACCCAGCGGTCGCTGGACGAGCTGAGCGACGAGATGGGCCGGACGGACACGAGCGATTCCCGGCGGGCCTATCTCGCCGAACGCCTGAGCGCACTGGCCTCCCAGCTGGCCAGCCTGGAGAGCGAGACCAGCACCCTTACCGCGAGCGACCAGTGGCCCGGCCAGGTGATCAGCTCCGCGGCACCGGACTCGGGCACCGGGCCCCGCGACGCGATCGTTCTCGGTGGCGCCGGCGCGGTCGCCGGCCTGTTGCTCGGTGTGGCTCTCGCGTTGCTCCGGACGCGGGTCGACCCGCGGCTGCACCACCCTTACGACGTCGAGCATCTGGGCGTCCAACTGCTCGGGCTGGTCGGCTCGGGCCGGCGGATGCGGCTGCGCCGATCCACCACCGACCCGATCGACCTGTCCGAGCCCTACCGCGCGCTGCGTACGTCGATCATCACCGGCACCGACGTCCCGCCGGTGACGCTCACGGTGACCGGGATGTCGGACGGAATCGGCGCGGCTCCCGAGGCCGCCGGGCTCGCGGTGGGTCTGGCCCGGGCAGGGTTCGGCGTCGCGGTCGTCGACACCACCGGCGAGGTGTCCCGGCTGCTCGTCGGCGGCGGTTCGCAGCTTCCCGGGTTGTCCGAACTCCTGGCCGGTATCGCCGACCTGACCGAACTGCTGGTCCAGCCCGAGGACAACCTCGCCGTGCTCCCTCTCGGCTATCCCGCCCGGCAGACCATGGACCAACTGCTTTCCGAGCCCATGCGGGCAACCCTGACCCGGCTTCGGGAGTGGTACGACTACGTGATTCTCTGCGGACCGCCGGCCGCCGGAGCCGACGGGCAGGCACTGGCCTCGCTGGCCGACGGCGTGGTGCTCGTCGGCGCGGTCGGCGTCACCACCCGTACCGAGCTCACAGTCGCGACCGCGGCACTTGAGCACGTCCACGCCGTGCTGCTCGGCGCCGTGATGGTCGAGGGGGTGTCGGCGCGCCGCGGCGGAGGCGGGCACTCGCGCCGCCAGGAACGCCGGGAGGAACGCCGGGGACGCGAGGCGGGTGGCCGCCGGCCCGCCCACGGCCAGGCCGTACGGCCCCGCTCCCCCGAATACACCCGGCAGGCCGGGCCCCCTCCGGCCGGAGCTCGTCCGACCAACGGCGGCCACTGGTCGTCCAACCCGACCGCGGACACCACGGTCGACGAACCACTCGACCGGCCACGGTCCTAGGGAGATACACGCGGTGAGTTCGGTGACTGCGGCTGCTACGTCGAGTACAGCGAGTACGCCATCCATCCAACGGCTGGCACGCAACGGAATCCTCAACCTGGCCGGCACGCTCGTCGGCGGGGCGGCGAGCATCGCCCTGGTCGTGGTGGTCGCCAACGGCGTCCCCCAGGACGTCGCCGGGATGCTGTTCGCGGCCACGTCGTTCTTCCTCATCGTCACCGCGATCTCCGGCCTGGGGACCGACGTCGGCCTGGCGCACACCATCCAGCGCCAGCTCGCCGCCGGCAGTCTCGCCGGCGCGGTGCGCACGGTGTGGATCGCCCTGCGTCCCGTCCTCGGGCTGAGTGCCGCCGCCGCGGTGGTGGTGTGGCTGGTCGCGCCGTGGCTCGCGACCGTGCTGGGCACCGGTGAGAGCGGCGGCGTCACGAGCGCGGAGCACGGCGCCACGATGACGGCGATGCTGCGCGTGCTCGCGGTGAGCCTGCCGGTTGCCACGGCGTACGACACGATCCTCGCCGCCACCCAGGCACACCAGACGATGCGGCCCAACGTCATCGTGGAGAAGCTCGGCCGGCTGCCCGGGCAGATTCTCTGCATCGTGGTCGTGCTGCTCGTCGGCGCCGGCCCGGTGTGGCTGGCGGTCGCCTGGGTCGCGCCGTACGCCGTCGGCCTGCTCGGCGTAGCGTGGTGGTACCGCTCGCTCGTGGCCAGGCTGCAGGCCGACCCGGCCGGCGACCCCCTCGGCCCGACGCCGGGAGACGTCGCGCCGCCGGCCACCCTCGCCCGTGACTTCTGGGGATTCACCGCCCCCCGTGCGCTGGGCCGGATCTGCCAGGTCGCGCTGCAGCGCTCCGACATCGTCCTGGTCGCCGCGCTGCTGTCCCCGCGGCACGCGGCCGTCTACACCGCCGCGACCCGCTTCCTCGTCCTCGGCCAGCTCGGTGTCCAGGCCATCCAGCAGGTGCTGCAGCCGCAGCTCGCGGGGTTGTTCGCCCGCGGGGACCTGGCGGGGGTTCGCGAGGCGTTCTCGGCGTCGACCGCGTGGCTGATGGCGCTCGCGTGGCCGATCTACCTCTGCAGTGCGGTCGCCGCACCGGTGCTGCTGAAGGTGTTCGGCGGTGGGTACGAAGCCGGCCGGGCCACGGTCGTCATCCTGGCCCTCGCCATGCTGGCCACCACCGCCACGGGTTCGGTGGACGTCGTCCTGCTCATGGCCGGGCGCAGTCGGCAGAGCCTGGTCAACAACGCCGCCGCCCTCGTCGTCGACGTCGTGCTCGTCGTCCTCCTGGTTCCCCGGCTCGGCATCACCGGTGCGGCGATCGCGTGGGCGGCCGCGCTCGCGGTCCGCAACACGCTGCCGATGGTGCAGGTGCGGCGGGCGTACGGCGTGATGTCGTTCGGCCCGCCCGTGCTGTGGGTCGCCGCATCAGCGGGTCTGTGCTTCGGTGTGGTTCCGCTGCTGGTGCACCTCGTCGCACCGATGAACGTCGGTGTGGTGATCGGCTGGCTGGTCCCGATGTGTGCGGTGTACGCCGCGCTGTTGTGGAAGGGCCGAAACCACCTGCAGCTCGCGGCGTTCAAAACGGCGCTGGCGGGCATACCCATGGGCCGGATCGGCGCTCCGGTGCGGCGCCTGCACGGCCGGGCCCGGCAGACCGCCGGGGAGACCCTGCTGGCCGGCGTGAACGCGCTGCGCCGGTTACCGCTTCCTCAGGGCGCCCGGGTGGCGTTGTCCACGCTGGTGCTCCGCAGGCCCGGGCTGGCACGGGTGCCGCTGGACCGGCTGCTGCTCGGCATCCAGGACGGCGTACCAGCGGCCCCCTACGCGGCGGAGTTCGACGACCTGCTGTGGGCATCCACGCCGATCACCCGCGGGCCGCACGCCGACCTGCTCCGCCTGGCGGCCGAGCACGGTGAGCTGACCGACGAGGCCATCCTCGCCTCGCCGTACGCCGAACACGCCCGCCGCTGCCTGCTGCTGACCGGACGCTACTTCTGGGCCACCGACGAACGCGGTGTCGTCGAGGTCGCCCGGTCGTTCCTTGCCCGGGCAGCAGCCGCCGGCCCGCCCGGGGGCGTGCCGTCGCCGATCGCGGTCGGTACGGCGGTGGGAACCGCCGTCGCCGGCGCGGCCGGCCCCGATCGAGCGACGGGCACCGTGCAGACGACCGGCGCGACGAATGGCCCGACGAACGGTCCGGGTACCGGCCCTGCGACCGCATCGACACCTGACAGCGGCGGGGAGCTGGTGCGGGCCGGGCAGAGCGGCCCGTCCGACCCGATCCTGGTGGCACCGATCCGCGACTCCGACTGCTTCCAGGTGCTCGACGGCCACCACCGCCTGGCCCTGCTCGCGCACCGCGGCGCGGAGTCCGCCTCGGTGAAGGTGAAGCGCGTTGCGGTGACGACGCCGCTGCAGGACCTGCTGGGGCAGATGAGCTGGATCGGCGGGAAGAAGGAGCTGTACCAGCCGATCGACGCACCCGAACTGCAGCGCAGCTGGACGACCGTACGCCGTTGCACCGACCGGCTGTCGATGATGGAACGCCGGCTGGCGACCGAGGGCATCGACGGGCCCGGCCACAGCTACCTCGACGTGGCCTGCTGCTACGGGTGGTTCGTCCACCGGATGGAAGAGCGCGGGTTCGCGGCCGAGGGCATCGAACGCGACCCCCTGGCACCGCGGCTCGCCGCCGGCGTCTACGGGCTGGACCCGGCCAGGATCACCGTGGGCGACGCCGTGGAGTTCCTCCGCGCGGCCCGGGACGCCGGCCGGAAGTGGGACGTGGTGTCCTGCTTCAGCCTGCTGCACCACTTCGTCCTCGGCCGGGCCAGCGTGTCCGCGGAGGAGTTGGCCGGACTCCTGGATTCGGTGACCGGGCGAGTGCTGTTCCTCGACACCGGCCAGGAGCACGAGGCGTGGTTCGCCCGGTCGCTGCGCGGCTGGGACACCGAGCACGTCCACCGCTTCCTCACCACTCACACGAGCTTCGACCGGGTGGTCGACCTCGGACCGGACGAGGACGCGGTGGCGCCGTACGCCGACAACTACGGCCGGCACCTGTTCGCCGGGATCCGCTCCGCACGTCCGGACGACCCACCGCTCTAGGGAAACCACCGCTGGCCGGCACGCCTGGCGTAAGGGCCAGTCGGTGGTGGTTCCGCAGC encodes:
- the pssD gene encoding PssD/Cps14F family polysaccharide biosynthesis glycosyltransferase — translated: MHVINEAAPAEEAVTTSPQRLLLVGSSGGHLAQLLALKPWWEGRERTWVTFATQDAKARLRDEQVAWAYFPTTRSLRNLVRNLVLAVRVIRRERPDLVVSTGAGVAFPFFLVARLMRIRTVYLEVYDRLDSRTLTGRLCRPLSSLFCVQWEEQATLYKGSHVVGTLL
- a CDS encoding polysaccharide biosynthesis C-terminal domain-containing protein, which codes for MSSVTAAATSSTASTPSIQRLARNGILNLAGTLVGGAASIALVVVVANGVPQDVAGMLFAATSFFLIVTAISGLGTDVGLAHTIQRQLAAGSLAGAVRTVWIALRPVLGLSAAAAVVVWLVAPWLATVLGTGESGGVTSAEHGATMTAMLRVLAVSLPVATAYDTILAATQAHQTMRPNVIVEKLGRLPGQILCIVVVLLVGAGPVWLAVAWVAPYAVGLLGVAWWYRSLVARLQADPAGDPLGPTPGDVAPPATLARDFWGFTAPRALGRICQVALQRSDIVLVAALLSPRHAAVYTAATRFLVLGQLGVQAIQQVLQPQLAGLFARGDLAGVREAFSASTAWLMALAWPIYLCSAVAAPVLLKVFGGGYEAGRATVVILALAMLATTATGSVDVVLLMAGRSRQSLVNNAAALVVDVVLVVLLVPRLGITGAAIAWAAALAVRNTLPMVQVRRAYGVMSFGPPVLWVAASAGLCFGVVPLLVHLVAPMNVGVVIGWLVPMCAVYAALLWKGRNHLQLAAFKTALAGIPMGRIGAPVRRLHGRARQTAGETLLAGVNALRRLPLPQGARVALSTLVLRRPGLARVPLDRLLLGIQDGVPAAPYAAEFDDLLWASTPITRGPHADLLRLAAEHGELTDEAILASPYAEHARRCLLLTGRYFWATDERGVVEVARSFLARAAAAGPPGGVPSPIAVGTAVGTAVAGAAGPDRATGTVQTTGATNGPTNGPGTGPATASTPDSGGELVRAGQSGPSDPILVAPIRDSDCFQVLDGHHRLALLAHRGAESASVKVKRVAVTTPLQDLLGQMSWIGGKKELYQPIDAPELQRSWTTVRRCTDRLSMMERRLATEGIDGPGHSYLDVACCYGWFVHRMEERGFAAEGIERDPLAPRLAAGVYGLDPARITVGDAVEFLRAARDAGRKWDVVSCFSLLHHFVLGRASVSAEELAGLLDSVTGRVLFLDTGQEHEAWFARSLRGWDTEHVHRFLTTHTSFDRVVDLGPDEDAVAPYADNYGRHLFAGIRSARPDDPPL
- a CDS encoding glycosyltransferase family 2 protein, producing the protein MNTHPTSSTSTPSAVPPGMPLVSVVIATRDRPELLRRAVRAALGQDYAGPVECVVVFDQTPPDTSLATDRGPGTSTGDLARRPARSIRVIGNTRTPGLAGARNSGIDAAAGELVAFCDDDDEWLPDKLRLQVAQLSATGADVAVSGIEVHYEDRVITRVPSTADVVAVAIARHRVMEAHPSTVLVRAEALRDRIGLVDEKIPGSYGEDFDWILRAAQSGPIAVVERPLVKVLWGSQSYFSDRWATIIEAIDYGLAKHQVLRTDPVAQARQQGRKAFAYAAIGDRRSALRWARHTLRLNPRDPRAYAAIAVALRFVSADRAMRLANSAGRGI
- a CDS encoding glycosyltransferase, whose product is MRVLTMVGTDHHPFHRLVRWVDEWSRRFPADDCMIQYGTSMPPRHARGLAYVEPDELNAWMDKAQVLVCHGGPTTIVEARRLGRRPIVVPRRSRWGEHVDDHQYLFTDRLAQTGQVLTATTQHEFELLLDAALADPVMVRRGDTDDDRKTAATVQRFGSLVAGLFS
- a CDS encoding phosphotransferase; translated protein: MSELPWPATEDRHQTTLEALLETIRLLWPAPACSRAEGPLPQDHRVVREYALLPDRRQPRLALPVGTPRVAAELFRKYSQGLSRRERYSRAAMARLAGTRLGNSAVARFAPDRLTVSVPAGRPVESIEDHLSQLLGSDVLVTVGVGPPRANRKPILRALTPDGRTLAFVKVGSSPVTTELVRGEAEALGLYWSAGPAGQLVRAPRVLHHGRWRSLELLVLEPMLPGRTRWSRPDVPTAAMAELGGRLGTTRRPLDRSLVWEGARAGPPALTDPDQAAALARIVATVERRFGSTPLTFGAWHGDWTPWNMAWDDDQVLLWDFERFAVGVPLGFDLAHYRLQSMLRSYGEAAAAERARAGLLTGGAARGSAGEAAGDCAPGDDPEAVQVVYLVELARRYAVASQPVEGTPLRARTAWLIALLRGLVDR